ACCGTTAGCACGAGAAGTAGTTTCGCCACCAAGTTGTACACCAAATTCAGTTGCGATTTCGTACTTCATTTGATCAAGAGCTTGTTGAACACCAGGAACTAATAATTGATTAGAGTTGTTGCTACTAGCCATTAATATTTCCTCCTTTGTGTTTTTCATTGTTGTATTTGGGTTAGTATTGGAATTGAACCAATCATGGCTTTTTGCCATGCCGCCTGGTTTAACCCGCGATCTGAATTTGGCTGGGCTAGCCGGATTTGCACCGGCGCGCGTATTAGCTGCCTTCTAAGGCTTAACCCAATGACTTTATTCCGTTGTTGTTGCTGCGTTGTTTTCTGTTGCTGTTTTATTAATAACTAGTATGTTTTGTTTTGAAAAGTTTATGCGCTAATCGATTAAGGTAATTAATTCCAGAAAGATACTTCTACATAACCATCTCTATTCAACGCAAACTATCAATAACAGGAAAGCAGGAAGGATGAAGAAAATGGGGATGTGCCCGATTTGCAATGGCTTCAAGACCATCATTCCAGAGTGTCCAAACTGCAGCGGCAGCATGGAGAACAATGGACGGGAAGCGGATTTTTATGATGATTATAGTCCTTATATGCCAATCGACCAAATGAAACTCGAAGATGGATATCCGCACGATTTTGCAGAAGGGAAATGCCCGCATTTGTTCAAATGTACAAATTGCGGTTCAAGCCAGGTATATTTAATTAAGGAATAAGGCTTCACATTACATGAAACTGAAAAAAGCAACCGCGTTGGCGGTTGCTTCAGACTGTAGACAAACTCGATGGAAATCGAGCTTGTCTACAGTCTTTTTTTGGGTTGGTGCTGAAATGGGGGCTGTTGATTTCCGTTCCAGGCGCTTCGCTTTCCGCGGGGCTGGCGGTGAGCCTCCTCACCGCCGTTGGCGTCTGCGGGGTCTCACCTGTCCAGCTGAGCCCGCAGGAGTCTACGCGCCTTCCACTCCAATCAACAGGACTTACAAACTTAACGTGGAACTAAACATAAGTCTATTTTAAAATAGATACATATAACGCTTGAGGTGATGAAGATGCTTTCAAAGAACAATCCAATCCAACGAGATCAATTAGAAATGGTTGCTTTAGACCAACTGGTTCCTATGGAACATTTAGTCCGTAAAATGGAAGCAGCCATAGATTTTTCTTTCATTTATGACTTGGTGAAAGATGTGTATTCGGAAGTAGGGCGCCCAAGCATTGACCCTGTGATTTTAATTAAACTCACTTTTATTCAATATACCTTTGGCATTCGTTCCATGCGCCAGACCATTGCCGAAGTAGAAACGAATATGGCTTACCGCTGGTTTTTGGGTTATGGATTCCATGATAAAGTGCCCCACTTCTCCACCTTCGGGAAGAATTACGAACGCCGTTTTAAAGACACTGATTTGTTTGAACAGATTTTCTATCGAATTCTTAAGACCGCAGCTGATAAGAAACTTATTAGTGCAGAACACGTCTTCATTGATTCAACCCACGTTAAAGCAAGTGCGAATAAGCATAAATTCGAGAAGAAAGTAGTGCGGAAGGAAACACGGGCGTATCAAGAGAAACTCCAGGAAGAAATCAATCAAGATCGGGAAGAACATGGGAAGAAGCCTTTTCCTCCTGATAAATTCGACAAGGAAGAATCGAAGGAAATAAAGGAAAGCACGACCGATCCGGAGAGTGGATACTACGTCAAGGATGAACGGACAAAGCAGTTTGCCTACTCCTTTCATGCGGCATCAGACCGAAATGGATTTGTCCTAGGAACAATTGTGACACCTGGTAACACCCATGACAGCCTGATCCTTGAACCACTGGTAGAACAAGTAATAGAGAAAGTTGGAAAGCCCAAAGCCGTTGCGGCCGACGCAGCCTATAAAACTCCAGCCATTACGAAGTTTCTGTTTGAAAATGAAATAACTCCGGCTTTGCCTTATACCCGACCACGAACGAAGGACGGATTCTTCCGTAAATATGACTATGTATATGACGAATTTTATGACTGTTACTTGTGTCCTGCCGGTGAGATCCTAAGGTATTCCACCACTACAAAAGAGGGATATCGTGAGTACAAATCTCCCAAACATATCTGCGCCACCTGCCCATTTTTAGCGCAATGTACAGAAAGCAAAGACCACCAAAAGGTGGTAACGCGCCACATCTGGCATGAGTATTTGGAAGAGGCAGACCATTTAAGGCACCAATCAGAAGTAAAACAAATCTATGCGAAGCGCAAAGAAACCATTGAGCGCGTATTCGCAGATGCAAAAGAAAAGCATGGCATGCGTTGGACAACCCTAAGGGGACTTAAAAAATTGTCGATGCAGGCGATGCTTACTTTCGCTGCATTGAATTTGAAGAAGATGGCCAACTGGACATGGAGAAGTCCAGTAATGGCCTAAAAGTATAGGAAAGAGAGTCTATTTCCTTTGAAAAATTCGATGAAATCCAAAAAGGGGTTCGGAATGAGAGCATTCCGAACCCCTTTTGTCTACAAACTGAAGCAACCGCGTTGGCGGTTGCTTTTTTGATCGTCCGTTATTAAGGACGGATTCTCTTTTCAGTTTCAGCATCAAAGAAGTGAACTTTATTCATATCGAATGCCAGTTCAATTACTTGGCCCGGAGTTACATCAGAGCGGGAATCCACACGTGCAACAAAGTCTTGGCCCTCGAATTGAGAGTAGATCATCGTTTCTGCACCAGTTAATTCGGAAACTTCAACAGTTGCTTTAATTGTTGCACCTTGAGAAGCATCAATAAATACAGGCTCATCATGAAGGTCTTCAGGTCTTACACCAAGGATGATGTCCTTGCCTACATAGCCTTGTGCACGAAGGACTTTCATTTTACCTTCAGGAATAGCGATTGAAGAGTTGTTGATTGTGAATTTGCCTTCTTCAAGCTTTCCAGAGAAGAAGTTCATAGAAGGAGATCCGATGAAACCGCCAACGAAGACGTTTTCAGGGTTTTCGTAAACTTCCTTTGGAGCTCCAACCTGCTGGATGATTCCATCTTTCATGACGACAAGGCGCGTTGCCATTGTCATTGCTTCAGTCTGATCGTGTGTTACATAAATAGTTGTCGTATCCAGGCGGCGGTGAAGCTTTGCGATTTCTGCACGCATCTGTACACGAAGCTTTGCATCAAGGTTTGATAAAGGTTCGTCCATCAAGAATACTTTTGCGTCACGGACGATTGCACGTCCCAAAGCAACACGCTGGCGCTGACCGCCTGAAAGTGCTTTTGGCTTACGATCCAAGTAAGGCTCTAGACCAAGGATTTTCGCTGCCTCTTTAACGCGGCGGTCGATTTCGTCCTTAGCGAACTTGCGAAGCTTCAATCCGAAAGCCATGTTATCGTAAACTGTCATGTGCGGATATAGTGCATAGTTCTGGAAAACCATTGCAATGTCGCGATCCTTAGGAGGAACGTCGTTCACGCGCTTTCCATCAATATAGAAATCGCCTTTTGAGATTTCCTCAAGACCAGCGATCATACGTAGAGTCGTAGATTTACCGCAGCCGGATGGACCAACGAATACGATGAATTCTTTGTCCTGGATGTGAAGGTTGAAATCTTCAACTGCAGTTACTTTGTTATCATAAATTTTATAAATGTGATCTAATTTTAACTCGGCCATTTTTTTAAGCCTCCCTGATTGTTTGTCTACAAAAACAGTTTAGCTGATATGCCTCGAATTAATCATCGGCAGGATGCACAAAAAAATGTAAGCCCTTTTATGCAAGTTGTTTATTGGTTTTTTAAGACAGGTGTATTAGCGGATTTCCTCATATAGACTTGCCAGGTAAACAACAACTGCTGCATCAAGATCCTTTAAGTTAACGCCGGTCTTTTCCATGAACTTGTCCAATCGGTATTGAAGAGTATTTCGGTGGACATAGAGTTTTTTTGCCGAAAGTGAAGCGTTTGAATTGTTTTCAAGAAATACTTTAATGGTTGTCATCAACTCTTTATCCTCACTAAATGCCTGGAGTATGGAAGCCTTCATAATTTCCTTAAGGTGATCAGGCAAATTTGATGCCAACAGCATTGGAAAAGCTTTTTCAAACGTGTAGACAACGTCCCGCGTCGTATGGCAGGTTAATTCCGCAAAGACCTGTTTTTCTTGTTCGAAAAAGTGAGGGAGTTGGGAAGAAACTTTCTGGAATTTGCCAATATAGAAGGAGATTTTTACATAAAAATCGCTCTCCAAAGTGGAGGCAATGGAAAAGAGTTCTTCCGCATTTTCTGATACTTCCTTTTTTTCTTCTATAATGATTCCGTAAGAATCCTTGACCCAAATAATGGTGTGTTCAGGGAAAAAACCATTTAAAGCTTCATGGATTTCCGAATTTTCCATAGCGTTGGCCTGCAGCTGGAATTGTATGAAACGGACTTCATCGCTTTCTGCGGGAGGTATTTCACCATCTTCGAAAAGGAATTGCTTCCAGAAAAGCGCACCGCCTTTTAGCTGGATATGATCTTCGACAAGATGAAACAGGTTTTTCAGTAAATCAAGCTGGCTATCGGAAATCTTATTTTTGGGGATACCAATCCATAGAGGAAAGTTATCACTGTTTTTAAACCAATAATGATCAGGTGATGGATTTGCAGGGTAATTTTCATACGTGACAGAATCAGGGAAATAAGATAATATTTTATTAATCATATAAGTATCCTCAGATTTAATTTGATAAAAGCTGACATATTCTTTATTATAACAGGTGTAGCTTTTAAATGTTAATTCATGCGAAGAGCTATCATTGGTAGAAAAAAGGAAAAAACGTTGGTATAATAGATACAATACGGGGTACCGTAAGAGAGAGGTGTAGGAAATGGAATACACAACAGAAATGAAAAATCGCCTGAAGCGATTGGAGGGCCAAGTACGCGGGGTCATCCGTATGATGGAAGAAGAAAATCATTGCAAGGACGTTGTCACTCAATTATCAGCTGTCCGTTCAGCGGTAGACCGTGCAATTGGTTTCATCGTTGCCAAGAACCTTGAATCTTGCATTACTGAAGCAGCTCAGGAAGGCAAAGATGCCGACGAAGCGAT
This portion of the Mesobacillus sp. S13 genome encodes:
- a CDS encoding ABC transporter ATP-binding protein, which translates into the protein MAELKLDHIYKIYDNKVTAVEDFNLHIQDKEFIVFVGPSGCGKSTTLRMIAGLEEISKGDFYIDGKRVNDVPPKDRDIAMVFQNYALYPHMTVYDNMAFGLKLRKFAKDEIDRRVKEAAKILGLEPYLDRKPKALSGGQRQRVALGRAIVRDAKVFLMDEPLSNLDAKLRVQMRAEIAKLHRRLDTTTIYVTHDQTEAMTMATRLVVMKDGIIQQVGAPKEVYENPENVFVGGFIGSPSMNFFSGKLEEGKFTINNSSIAIPEGKMKVLRAQGYVGKDIILGVRPEDLHDEPVFIDASQGATIKATVEVSELTGAETMIYSQFEGQDFVARVDSRSDVTPGQVIELAFDMNKVHFFDAETEKRIRP
- a CDS encoding PucR family transcriptional regulator encodes the protein MINKILSYFPDSVTYENYPANPSPDHYWFKNSDNFPLWIGIPKNKISDSQLDLLKNLFHLVEDHIQLKGGALFWKQFLFEDGEIPPAESDEVRFIQFQLQANAMENSEIHEALNGFFPEHTIIWVKDSYGIIIEEKKEVSENAEELFSIASTLESDFYVKISFYIGKFQKVSSQLPHFFEQEKQVFAELTCHTTRDVVYTFEKAFPMLLASNLPDHLKEIMKASILQAFSEDKELMTTIKVFLENNSNASLSAKKLYVHRNTLQYRLDKFMEKTGVNLKDLDAAVVVYLASLYEEIR
- a CDS encoding alpha/beta-type small acid-soluble spore protein encodes the protein MASSNNSNQLLVPGVQQALDQMKYEIATEFGVQLGGETTSRANGSVGGEITKRLVQMAEQQLGGSAR
- a CDS encoding metal-sensitive transcriptional regulator; this encodes MEYTTEMKNRLKRLEGQVRGVIRMMEEENHCKDVVTQLSAVRSAVDRAIGFIVAKNLESCITEAAQEGKDADEAIKEAVNMIVKSR
- a CDS encoding IS1182 family transposase, giving the protein MLSKNNPIQRDQLEMVALDQLVPMEHLVRKMEAAIDFSFIYDLVKDVYSEVGRPSIDPVILIKLTFIQYTFGIRSMRQTIAEVETNMAYRWFLGYGFHDKVPHFSTFGKNYERRFKDTDLFEQIFYRILKTAADKKLISAEHVFIDSTHVKASANKHKFEKKVVRKETRAYQEKLQEEINQDREEHGKKPFPPDKFDKEESKEIKESTTDPESGYYVKDERTKQFAYSFHAASDRNGFVLGTIVTPGNTHDSLILEPLVEQVIEKVGKPKAVAADAAYKTPAITKFLFENEITPALPYTRPRTKDGFFRKYDYVYDEFYDCYLCPAGEILRYSTTTKEGYREYKSPKHICATCPFLAQCTESKDHQKVVTRHIWHEYLEEADHLRHQSEVKQIYAKRKETIERVFADAKEKHGMRWTTLRGLKKLSMQAMLTFAALNLKKMANWTWRSPVMA